Below is a genomic region from Halictus rubicundus isolate RS-2024b chromosome 11, iyHalRubi1_principal, whole genome shotgun sequence.
CGATAAAAGTGATCGTAATCGTATGTACCACGAATCTTCCTCGTTTCCATCGTTTCCATCGTTTCCTTTCTTTTCGTACACGATGCATTGCGATCCGAGCACCGGGCGATAAAACGGAACAGATGACACTCGCTCGGCTCGTTCTTCCTATTTCTTATTAGCGCGTATGCGATTGTGTCCAATTACGGTCGACCTTGATGTACGTACGAGCAATTGGGGCTCGTCCGTACTCAGAAAACACGCGGTGCGCAAATCGCACGAAACAAAAATCCTCTAGACTCTAGACGACTCAAGATAGTGCTTCGACACGCGGTTTGCGACGCGATTCGATGCTGCGACTCGATGCAACCCGTTGCGTAGACCCGGCAGACAGGCTTGTGCGTACCGTCTCGACAACTGCCGAGGTTCCAAGGCGCAACCATTTCAATTGTAGATAAGTATGAACAAACGCCGCGCTACATATTGCGTCTTTGACACTCGGTACTCAAGTGTCCGCgtacatttttcttttcccgTTGTCTCGAACACGACGATTACACGATATTTTCAAGTTCGGAACGCGTAGGCGCGTTTATGCGATTGCTAGGTCGCGTTTGCAACTAGTGGAATTTTCGCTTTAAGGAGACGCGCGAATAGCCGAAAGTGAAAGTAGACTTTCAGAATAGTTTTAGCAAAGGATCCGCGTTCGATTCTGTTCGATGCAGCCATATGGTACCGGCAAGACACCGCCGGCGACTCGACCATCAACGAAACATTCGAATCGGGACACTCGGTTCTCTCGGATCCATCCTCTAATATCCGCCAGAACGTTCGCAGAGCTCGCGACGAGTTACTTACGATAGTTCGCCAAACAGATTTGAGAGACACTgtcgtcgtgtcgcgtcggtgcgagcgggcgcgcgcgcgcgtctatTTTTAACCGAACGACCGTGTAATTGAACGGTCGGTCTCGTTGTTATTTACAAGCGGCCGAGGTAAAAGGAGCAGCCTGCGACACTCGGTTTTTCTCAATGAGTTGTTTACACGCTCTCCAGGAAGCGCGAGGTAATCGATGCACTCGTTACCGCGCACAATCGGATCGTGGGGCCGCGAATTGCGCGAAGCGTTCGTGCGTTCGCGCGTTCGGTCAAGTTACGCGATCGACGGAATTTCGAGATGATACCTGAAAAAAAAAGACGACCACATCCAACCCGGTACATATATTCTTTTCGAGAAACAACAAACGGAGAAAAGGAACGGTTCCGCGCAAGGTGTAAACGGGCCAATGTAACGTGTGAACGCGACGCTTTCGATAGGTCTTATTACGCCTCTTCCGCAACGCGTTAGAAATTTATCTTATCGAAagactgctcgtcgcgcgctctaTTCCATCGACCTGCGCTGTATATTCCGCCTGTGTGGTTTTACGTCTTTGCTCGTCGttttgtttcgtttcgtttcgtgtcGCGGCGCAACATCCAGTTGATTGGCGCCCACGCGACACGTTTACGCGATCTATACCGTCTCAGCGGTATGGAACAGCGAAAAATACATATtgcgtcgggtcgggtcgggtcgggtcgcgtcgcgtcgcgccgcatCGATCCGTACGACCTACCTCACTAAAGTCGCTCGCGAACCATAGCTCTTCGATACCGATCGGAGGAGGGAAAATCGCCGTAAACCGCGGAGACCAGGCCTTCGTTTCGGCAAGCCAAGCGACCCGTTCGTTCGGCTCTCGGACATGCTGGACTTGAAACGCTTACGCGATCCGGACGCGTCGTCGCGACGCTAAACAGTGCGTTGGCCGGCGTGGATTTCGACGAACTGGGTCAACAGGTGCTCCGAACCTGTTTGCGTGTACGAATTACATACGAGTAAACGAGTTGCGTATGAGATGGCCGATTCCGACTATCGCGTTTACAAACTTACAAACGAGACaatccgcgcgcgcgcgtgcgcgaaTCTTTAGGTAGCATATACTCGAGAGGTCCTCAGGTGCAGTAAGTCGGGATTCCCTCCTGCTGCAGGCAGACGAGCTTCGCGTTCGGCGAGTCCACGAAGAGTTCTTTGACGACACCGTTTACCGTTGCCATAGAGTACCGTCGGCTCCTCGTACCTCCCAGTTCCGGAATCTCGATGTCCATGCCGATCGCCCTGGTGTACGAACCCGTCGGGTCTGCCAACATCCTCACCTGTGTTTCAAAGTCCTCGTGTAACCGACGCTAATcccccttttctttctctctctctctctctctctctctctctctctctctctctctctctcttttccgtcctttcctttttctctgtttctcGTTCTCCGTCTCGGGTAGGAGAGCCGAGAGCCGACATCCTTTCCAGCGATAGCGATTAGGTCTATGTACATATTCGACGGATTCGGATCGCGGCTAGTAAACTGCGAGCAGGAGAACGCTTCTATTGTAGTTTAAGCGAGGCGCGTTACCTTGTCTTCCGCGCCTTTGATGTTTCCCCAGGCAGAAACGACAAACGGATCGTTGACGCAGACGCAGATGATTTCTTGGAATCCCAGGTACCTCAGATCGGCCGATCTATCGTGATCGAAGACAGGACATTGTAGTAGACCGACAGCGCAGTGCACGCATGTACGCACTGATTATTCGTACTTTTCTATGAATCCCCTCAAGTGGACCTTGGAGCATCCTGGCACGAAAGCTCCGGGTACTCCGAAAACGATGGCGCGTTTGTCAGCAACCAGATTCAAAATATTCTTCCGATTGCTCGGTAGTGCTTCGTACAAGGTTAGGCTCGGCAATTTGTCCCCTATTCTGATTCGAGGCATCCTCGATACGGCTTCCCAGAGCTCCGTCGACCGCGTCGAAACTCTGCCGGAAACCGGGCGATTCGTTTGTTTTGCTCGCCGTCGATCAACGTTTTCCCGCAACGTATCGAATCGCAACGAGTCGAGTCGCATCGAGTCGCATCGGCGCGCGGTGCGACGGCTCGTTCAGATCGTTGCCGATACTCGAGTACGGTAACAGGTCACGATCAACGGTTGGCATCTTTGTCGGAATTTGACGAAATCGACGGACGGATCTCTCGGAATCGCGATGTTTCGAAATCCTTGCCTTGCCCAGGATGTCGCAACCGCGTATCTCACGGCCGACCGGAAATTATCGGGTCACGACAAAAGTCTTTGTTCGTCCGAAACGAGCAACGGATATTTCCACGATTCGACGATCGTGAAACGGAAGGCTATTTTACGTGTACCGTAGACTCGCATTCGCATTCCCATTCGTATTCGTACGAGACGATAGCAAGTAACTGGAAAAAAGAAGACGACCGTGTCGCGGGCAGAATGAACTTTTGTTGCTTGCGCGCGAACACGTTTCAGAAGAAGCTGTGCCGGATAGCAAAGGCATATGAAATGACCCGTGTACCTTGCACCGTGCACCGTGCACTCTACGCGCCATACCGTATCGAAGAGATCCGTTCAAATTCTTCGGAGAGAGATTCTATTCCGAACATTGACGATCGTTACGGAAGATATCGAGTGTCCCTCCGAAACGGCGAGTAAGCTCGAGGAAACCGTGCCCAGCGGCCACGTACCTGCGATCGGATTAAAGACACGTGCGTTCATTTTTCAGGTTTCGTGGCATGTACGTTGACAAATCCTATTTGGTTCGTCAAGACCAGGCTACAGCTGGACCACCGAACAAACAGAATCACCGCGATGGAATGCGTGCACAGGATATACCGCCAATCGGTACGGACACACGTTCCCCCTCAGCATATCCGAACGAGGACAACGAGCACCGTTTTTCGTCGCCTTCTCGCATCCGTGGACTTGGTTTTTCGATCGTGGCCAAAACGAACGACTCTCGTGGTGACCTGTGCGCGGTCGACGCGTCACTAGCAGCCCTAGCTGAAAAATATAAGCTACAACGAAACGCGCGCGGAACCCCATTCGCGCACAAGtttattcgattcgattcgatgttATGCGTACTCTTTTGAAACGTAGACCCGTAGAGAAAAGTATTGGTTTTCCGCGCATTGTCGGACTCGGAGCGCGTCGACAAACGGTGGAAAGCGTGTGCTCGTTTCGTGACGTCGGACAAGAGTTTGATCACCCCGAGGACGATAGCGCACTGCACGGCGTACGACATATGGCACGAGGAGGCATGGCATGGCATGGCATGGCATGGCAGGGCAGGGCATGGCAGGGCAGGGCTGGGCAGGGAACAAAACGGCAGACCGAATCGATGCGTTTCCTATCGAGCGTACAGTCTGTGGTCGACCGCGTTGCACCGCGATTGATCGATCTCCCGAGAAACCATCGACGAGCCATGCTCATCGATCATGCACGCTCAACTAGCCAGAGTAACATTCCATTCTTCGCTGTTCGATACCAAGATCTGGAGAAACGTCGAGTACATAACGTGGAGGAGCGTGGAGGAACGTGGAGGAAAGTGGAGAACCGCGCGGCTGCGTCTCAAACAGTTACCGGAAAAACGGTTTTCATCGATGACGCGCGATCCACCCGGATTTTTCTTACGGATTCGAATACCGAACGGTTCCACATGTTCGAGTGTCGATCGCCGACGATTCGGAGACAACAAGGTGTCTTGTCTCGTCTCGTCCGGTCCCatctttttttcatttcttctcaTTTCTACaggcctcgcctcgcctcgcctcgcctcgcctcgcctcccCTTGCCTTGCGTCGTTTCGAGTTCTTACTGTCATCGTTTCTATGCAGGTGTTTTTCAGCAGGCATAAATATCTCGAGAAAGTCAACAAGAGTGTTGCAATCGCCTCGATATAGAACCAGAGAATTCTGGCCCTGCTCAAGGATATTTTTGCTACTCTGCACGCTTAGGAGTCGAGCGCGAGAACATTTGAATATAAAAACGACCTATTCGACAGCTATGTCGAACACGTGCTGCCAACGTTCAACAGAGAAAAAGCAAATGAAAGCTTGTCGGTTTATCGACGACTGTATCGCGGAACAGATGTTCGTTCGAACACCTCGAGTCTTGTGTCTCGTGTCTCGTTGTATAGTGTATAGCGTCTAGCGCCTAGTATTTCATTGTAATTTCCTTCGATCGTGTCGGAATAGTTTGGACAAAGTATTCGCATCGCAGTTGTTCTCGCGCCAGATCTATAATTGGTCAGCGCGATCTGCGAATAGTAAAACGCGGCTAAAATAACGGCTACGATGCTCCGAGCTTGCGAAAACAACGCATCCATCTTCGTCGCAACGATTTATTATAGTACTGGCCCTGTCTCTCACGACATCTGAAGCAGGCTACTTCCGTTCCCGGCGCCTCCGTTTCAACTTTGCGAACATTGCGCATTCTTTCTCGAAACAGACGTAAGGTCTGCGCCGACGAAATTACGTAAGCGCGGACGGAACGTTGGCGCGTGCGTACGGATTCGTCCACGAGTCTTGGACGAGTCCCTCGGTGTTTAtcgacgacggcgacggcggcgtATTCGTTGTCTACTGGTAGACATTTCAGAGGGGAGTAGACATTTACAAACCAAATGTTACATTGACCGACGCGACAATTGCAACATTGTTTCATTAGCCGCCATCATTTTCACTTTCGACTGTGCAAGCGTGCTCGATCACGCCGTCCAAACGTGATCTATACCGATAACCAGAGACCCATCCGAAAGTCCGTTTGCGGTTAGCAAACGTTCCATCGAATTTTCGAGAATATATCGTAATGTGGATCGGAGTGCTGTATCGATACTTTCGCCAGTCAAGAACTTGAGAATCGTTAGGAATGAGAATCGTCGCGAGGCCAGAGATTGGCCACGATAATTGCTCGTCGGTCCGAAAACGGATTACCGATGATCGTTCAAGTATCAAATACAGTGCCCGCCTTATCACCTTGGGGGTCTGCGTAGGGGATATCTTTTTTAACGTGCTCGAGATTATTTGGTTAGTCGGAGATAAACACTCTGCGTTGCAATCATGCTACccggatagaatgggattgcgTTGCTCGAGATtgatcgcgacgcgacgcaacgcgaaAAACACGTACGCGAGATGCGACGGATGAACGTTCTGGCTCCTTGCATCGAAAGTAGTGTAGAAAATTCTCTATATCCACATGCTGTGCTACTGCTAAACTACCAAACCACGGTAAACCGTGGCAAACGATTGAGCGATTCGTCGTGTTCTTTCAGGGCATCATGGGATTTTACAAGGGCATCGTGGCGTCCTACGTAGGAATAAGCGAGACTGTGATACATTTTGTGATCTACGAGGCTGTGAAGGCTTGGCTGGCGACTACCAGGTCCAGGGTCTCGAGGACGGACGACAAAACGATCCGCGACTTTCTAGAATTCATGGCGGCAGGATCCTGCTCCAAGACCATCGCGTCCTCCCTCGCCTACCCCCATGGTAAAGCGTTCGCTCTTACTCTTTCCGATAGTTTTTCTACCATCTATTTCAAACGGACATGGAATTTGAGTGTTTTCGCGATGAAATCTGTGTCAGTAATCGGAATCATTCGAGTTGATGTTCTCGATAGGATATCAATCGGAATGATTCGCTTGCTAATTCGCCGGTTGGCGTAGAATCGCGGCTCGATCGAACGCGCATTCCGATTTTTCCTTTCTTCCGCGTGCAGGGCCAtctttttctatatatatatatatatatatatatatatattctacgATATCCGTGTCTGTTTGACCGTCTGTGCCTGTCTTTATACCTCTACGTATGTATATCTGCGCGTACTTGCATGTTTTCACGAGGAAAATCGTCTATCCCCAACTATTAGATTACCTGATCAACCTGAAAGGTTTCGGATCAATTCCATTGTTTCAGAGGTCGCAAGGACGCGATTGAGGGAGGAAGGCACAAAGTATCGAAAGTTCTGGCAAACTCTGAGAACGGTGGTCGCCGAAGAAGGGCCAAACGGGTTGTACCGTGGACTGGGCACACATTTGATCAGACAGATACCGAACACGGCCATCATAATGGCCACGTACGAGGCGGTCGTGTACATTCTGAGCAGGCACTTTCATCAGCATGCCAGCAACGGGAGAAGCAGCAACGGCGTCTCTTCCGGCAGCACCGGCTCACAATTCTACGCAGAGGCAAAGGCGAAACGGGAGCTTGCCTAGAATTTGCTTACGGCCCCTGAATAAAGGGCCGACGCTCATCCGATGAGTCCTTTCTTCGCTGTGTCCAGTGCCCA
It encodes:
- the Rim2 gene encoding replication in mitochondria 2, with translation MLDRDTAIHLVAGGVAGTAGAIVTCPLEVVKTRLQSSSSGFYPPPVNKELTSGHVTCKSFPKPEQRRRLCTGGYTRHALVALSHFGVPTPPGGSPHSHSAPGIYQCIRYIVQNEGTRALFKGLGPNLVGVAPSRAIYFCAYSKSKVAFNSVLPPDTAIVHVFSAFCAGFVACTLTNPIWFVKTRLQLDHRTNRITAMECVHRIYRQSGIMGFYKGIVASYVGISETVIHFVIYEAVKAWLATTRSRVSRTDDKTIRDFLEFMAAGSCSKTIASSLAYPHEVARTRLREEGTKYRKFWQTLRTVVAEEGPNGLYRGLGTHLIRQIPNTAIIMATYEAVVYILSRHFHQHASNGRSSNGVSSGSTGSQFYAEAKAKRELA